In Daucus carota subsp. sativus chromosome 4, DH1 v3.0, whole genome shotgun sequence, one DNA window encodes the following:
- the LOC108216010 gene encoding ras-related protein RABB1b → MSYDYLFKYIIIGDTGVGKSCLLLQFTDKRFQPVHDLTIGVEFGARMVNIEGRPIKLQIWDTAGQESFRSITRSYYRGAAGALLVYDITRRETFNHLASWLEDARQHANPNMTIMLIGNKSDLAHRRAVSREEGEQFAKENGLLFLEASARTAQHVEEAFIKTAARILQKIEEGVYDVSNESSGIKLGYQRGQGAPGARDASVTRNAGCCN, encoded by the exons ATGTCTTACGACTATCTCTTCAAGTATATCATCATCGGAGACActg GTGTGGGAAAATCGTGTTTGTTGTTGCAATTCACTGACAAGAGGTTCCAGCCTGTTCATGATCTTACAATCGGTGTCGAATTTGGTGCTCGTATGGTTAATATCGAGGGGAGGCCTATTAAGCTTCAGATTTGGGACACT GCTGGGCAAGAATCCTTCCGATCCATCACTAGGTCGTACTACAGGGGAGCAGCAGGAGCGCTTCTGGTTTATGATATAACCAG GCGAGAGACTTTCAATCATTTAGCAAGTTGGCTTGAAGATGCTCGGCAACATGCTAATCCCAACATGACAATCATGCTTATAGGGAACAAGAGTGATCTTGCTCATCGAAGGGCTGTCAGTCGAGAGGAAGGAGAGCAATTTGCCAAGGAAAATGGACTTCTGTTCTTGGAGGCTTCTGCGAGAACAGCTCAGCATGTTGAGGAG GCTTTCATAAAGACTGCTGCAAGAATACTTCAAAAGATCGAGGAGGGAGTTTATGATGTTTCTAATGAG TCATCTGGTATCAAGCTTGGATATCAACGAGGCCAAGGTGCCCCTGGGGCAAGAGATGCTTCAGTTACGCGGAATGCTGGATGTTGTAATTGA